TCTCTTCTTCCAAAGTCCTGACGTTCTTCTCTCTGTGGTTGTGGTGGGCGCTCTGTTGGCTCTTTGTATTTTTCTCCAATCTCTGTGATTCGAACGTTTAGCTTGTCCAGTAGAGTCTGGTTTAGTCCTGCGCCGTATACATCAACGCGTGCAGCAATTGCTGCCTTTGATGCGATGGCTCGAGCCATCTTGCCTCGCTGCCATCGTGGTGCTGCGTGAACTATTGGGTGTTGGAACAAAATTCCGTGCTTTGGTGGTTGTGTTCCGGTCTTTAGTGCCCGAAATAGAGCCTTTTCTGCGCCAAGAACCTGAATGGTGCTTGCAGGAAGTGTTGCCAATTTCTTGATGCTCCCTGCTTTGGCCAAAATTCTTGCCCCAACCGCAGTGCCAAGTATGGCCGAAACGTTTGGAGCAATGGACTTCATCTGAGATTCAATGTGGGATTCAATTGCATTTCTTGCCTTTGCCATGTCAAGAATTTGTTTTGCTATTGATTGGACTATGGCGAGATTTTCTGGGGAAATATCACCACCCTTACTTTTTTGCTGAATTACAGAAAGCATCTGGACTTTGGAATCTGGAAAGCCCGCATCCTGGTAGACTCGCTCTGAAAGAGAAGATCTGTTGCCAGCCATGACGATTTGTGCATAACCGTTTATGCTGTCTATGATATTGTCAAGTTCTGGAAAGTGCAAACCATACCATTCTCGCAATCTTGATGATAAACCGTTAATCATTACGTCCATTTCGTCAAGCGCATTGATTGCCTGGATGATGTGCAGGTCTGGACTCTGGGATACCTCAGTAACCCTTGATGCCGATAGTGATAATGCAAAGTCTCTAAGCTTTGACATGGCGTCGCCGACATTTTTTGCAAATCCAGCATCAACTAAGACCTGGGGCTTGTTTGCTTGGATTTCGTCTAGTTGTTTTTCATCCATTATCTGAACGTCAAGTGATTCTTTTTTGAGCACCTTGAGCAGTGCGTCATCACTTATGAAAAATCCCGCGTTTAATTCTCTGAGATAATTAATGATGGAATTGTTTTTTAGATTACCTTTTTTTGCTTCCACAAATTCTGCTGCTGAATTATCAAAGGCAAATGATTTGGAAACGGTATTATTTTGTGAAACTACAATTCCAAGCTCTGTTACTATAACAAAATACACAATGCAGGTTTGATCTTCGGATTAAAAAAGCTACCATAAATCAACTATTATAAGACAACAAATCCAACTCAATCAAGTGACGCCTGACCTTTCTGTATCGATTGGACCAATCAAATTTGGCAGGCCTGCAATGCTTGCCTCGGGAATTTTGGGCATATCGCTTGAGGTTTTCAATCGAATTTATCGCAGCGGGGCAGGTGCGGTAGTATCAAAATCACTTAGTAAGGAGCCATGGGATGGCTATCCAAATCCAACCATTGTAGGAATCGAAGGTGGCTATCTTAATGCAGTAGGGCTCTCAAATCCCGGTGCCCCATATTTTGCAAACATGATAAAGCCAAACAAGGACGTTCCAATCATAGTTAGTCTGGTTGGCTCTATTGAAGACGAATTTGAATTCATGGTAAAACAGTTTGAGGGTTGTAATGTTGCGGCATACGAGCTAAACCTGTCTTGCCCTCATGTGGAAAAGGTCGGACTCGAAGTAGGCGATGATCCAAAACTGGTAACAAAAATTGTATCTAGAGTCAAGTCGGTTGCAAAAGCTCCAGTGATAGGTAAAGTCGGACTTGGCACTACAAACTATCTGGATACCGTCAAGGCTGCAATCGACGGAGGAGCAGATGCAATCACGGCAATTAACACTCTGCGCGCAATGGGAATTGATATAGAGACGCAACGACCAATACTGAGCCATAAAATTGGAGGACTGTCTGGTCTTGCGATAAAACCTGTGGCAGTCCGATGCGTCTATGAAATCACATCAAAATTCGACATTCCAGTAATTGGTTGTGGTGGAGTCTCTACATGGGAAGATGCACTAGAGTTTATCTTTGCAGGGGCGTCTGCCGTGCAAGTGGGCAGCGCGATAGGTGATGGGTGGATCGACATCTTTGGAAACATCAATGATGGTATTGAAAATTACATGAAGAAAAAAGGATATATAAAAATCTCGGAGATGGTAGGTCTTGCAAAGCGTTTCTAATACGCCATCCATTAGAACAATTGAAAAGGTAATAGACGAAACCCCGACTGTCCGAACTATAATAATATCTGATTCAAATCTGGAAAATGTTTTGCCTGGACAATTCGCAATGGTATGGATTCCAGGTGTGAACGAGCTGCCAATGAGCATAATGATTACAGAAGAAAAAGGCAAGGCCGCATTTACTGTTCGAAAGCGCGGCGTATCATCTACTGCCTTGTATGACCTAAAGGTGGGACAGCAAATCGGAGTCCGCGGTCCATATGGCAATTCATTTGACATTCGTGACGGCAAAATTGCACTTATTGGTGGCGGGACAGGCTTAGTCCCGCTGATGAGGCTAGCAAAATTTGCCAAGCCGACAAACGATATTACAATACTGATGGGCTCCAAGTCAAAAGACGAAGTTTTCTTTGAAAGTCTTGCAAATAGAATTCTTGTGGATAAAAAGCACCAAATTATAGTAACTACAGAAGACGGCTCGTACGGAGAACGAGGCTTTGTTACAGACGTGCTGGAAAATCTAGTCAAGGGTACAAAGTTTGATGCAATTTACACTTGTGGTCCTGAAAAAATGATGCACAAAATTGTCCAACTTGCAAATTCAAAAGGAATTTTCGTCCAAGCATCACTGGAACGAATGATGAAATGCGCAATAGGAATCTGCGGCAGCTGTTGCATGGATGAAGTATTGGTGTGTCATGACGGTACTATCTTCGATGGAAAATTTCTGGCAAACTCGCAAGAATTTGGTCACAATCATAGAGCCAAGTCTGGAATCTTGGAAAATTACTAATCCAACGAAATCCCGCTATAAAACTACCTAAAGGTTTAAAATAAATAAAAAAAGAGACGCGTCAATGGCAAAACCCAAGATCGTACTGACAGCAGACCGAACTCTGATGTCTAACTATAGGGGTATCTCACTAGCTACCTTCTTTGGATGCGCGCCAGCACTGGATCCAAACCGAGATCACAACTCTTTTTGGTACAAAATTCTAAAAAACCAAGTAACCCCAAAGGTTCTCTTTGACTTTATCTGTAATCCAATT
This genomic interval from Nitrososphaerota archaeon contains the following:
- a CDS encoding ribonucleotide-diphosphate reductase subunit beta, with amino-acid sequence MYFVIVTELGIVVSQNNTVSKSFAFDNSAAEFVEAKKGNLKNNSIINYLRELNAGFFISDDALLKVLKKESLDVQIMDEKQLDEIQANKPQVLVDAGFAKNVGDAMSKLRDFALSLSASRVTEVSQSPDLHIIQAINALDEMDVMINGLSSRLREWYGLHFPELDNIIDSINGYAQIVMAGNRSSLSERVYQDAGFPDSKVQMLSVIQQKSKGGDISPENLAIVQSIAKQILDMAKARNAIESHIESQMKSIAPNVSAILGTAVGARILAKAGSIKKLATLPASTIQVLGAEKALFRALKTGTQPPKHGILFQHPIVHAAPRWQRGKMARAIASKAAIAARVDVYGAGLNQTLLDKLNVRITEIGEKYKEPTERPPQPQREERQDFGRR
- a CDS encoding dihydroorotate dehydrogenase electron transfer subunit, with the protein product MRTIEKVIDETPTVRTIIISDSNLENVLPGQFAMVWIPGVNELPMSIMITEEKGKAAFTVRKRGVSSTALYDLKVGQQIGVRGPYGNSFDIRDGKIALIGGGTGLVPLMRLAKFAKPTNDITILMGSKSKDEVFFESLANRILVDKKHQIIVTTEDGSYGERGFVTDVLENLVKGTKFDAIYTCGPEKMMHKIVQLANSKGIFVQASLERMMKCAIGICGSCCMDEVLVCHDGTIFDGKFLANSQEFGHNHRAKSGILENY
- a CDS encoding dihydroorotate dehydrogenase; translated protein: MTPDLSVSIGPIKFGRPAMLASGILGISLEVFNRIYRSGAGAVVSKSLSKEPWDGYPNPTIVGIEGGYLNAVGLSNPGAPYFANMIKPNKDVPIIVSLVGSIEDEFEFMVKQFEGCNVAAYELNLSCPHVEKVGLEVGDDPKLVTKIVSRVKSVAKAPVIGKVGLGTTNYLDTVKAAIDGGADAITAINTLRAMGIDIETQRPILSHKIGGLSGLAIKPVAVRCVYEITSKFDIPVIGCGGVSTWEDALEFIFAGASAVQVGSAIGDGWIDIFGNINDGIENYMKKKGYIKISEMVGLAKRF